In a single window of the Pseudomonas entomophila genome:
- the gmhB gene encoding D-glycero-beta-D-manno-heptose 1,7-bisphosphate 7-phosphatase, translating into MKLLILDRDGVINYDSDAYIKSLEEWVPIPGSIEAIAQLSKAGWTVTVATNQSGIARGYYPLTTLEAMHARLRALVAEQGGEVGLIVHCPHGPDEGCDCRKPKPGMLRAIAEHYQVPLAGVWFVGDSKGDLEAALAVDAQPVLVKTGKGERTLEKGVPETTLIFDDLAAIARELI; encoded by the coding sequence TTGAAACTGCTGATTCTTGATCGAGACGGAGTGATCAACTATGACTCCGACGCCTACATCAAGTCGTTGGAGGAGTGGGTCCCCATTCCTGGCTCGATCGAGGCCATCGCGCAGTTGAGCAAGGCGGGCTGGACGGTGACTGTTGCCACCAACCAGTCCGGCATTGCCCGCGGCTACTACCCGCTGACCACGCTGGAGGCGATGCACGCGCGCCTGCGCGCGCTGGTGGCCGAGCAGGGTGGCGAGGTCGGCCTGATCGTGCATTGCCCGCACGGCCCGGACGAGGGCTGCGATTGCCGCAAGCCCAAGCCCGGCATGCTGCGGGCGATTGCCGAGCACTACCAGGTGCCCCTGGCCGGCGTATGGTTCGTCGGTGACAGCAAAGGTGACTTGGAAGCGGCCCTGGCCGTCGATGCACAACCCGTGTTGGTAAAAACCGGCAAGGGCGAAAGGACCCTGGAAAAAGGTGTCCCTGAAACTACACTGATTTTCGACGATCTGGCAGCCATCGCCAGAGAACTTATTTAA
- a CDS encoding lysophospholipid acyltransferase family protein, translated as MSILQAIRIFLFYLLLGTSSLLWCSLSFFIAPFLPFPKRYKFINVYWCRCALFLVKTILRIDYKITGAEHVPDVPCVILSNHQSTWETFFLSAYFSPLSQVLKRELLYVPFFGWAMAMLRPIAIDRKNPKEALRQVASQGDELLKQGTWVLIFPEGTRVPHGQMGKFSRGGTALAVNAGLPVLPIAHNAGKFWPREGWGKRPGTIEVVIGAPMYPEGTGPRAIAELNDRAQAWNEATQRAMGSLPPVAENPEQQHA; from the coding sequence ATGTCGATCCTGCAGGCGATCAGAATCTTTCTTTTTTACCTGCTGTTGGGCACCAGTTCGCTGCTGTGGTGCTCGCTGAGCTTCTTCATCGCGCCTTTCCTGCCGTTCCCCAAGCGCTACAAGTTCATCAACGTGTACTGGTGCCGCTGCGCGCTGTTCCTGGTGAAGACGATCCTGAGGATCGACTACAAGATCACCGGCGCCGAGCACGTGCCTGACGTACCGTGCGTGATCCTGTCGAACCACCAGAGCACCTGGGAGACGTTCTTCCTGTCGGCGTACTTCTCGCCACTGAGCCAGGTGCTCAAGCGCGAGCTGCTGTACGTGCCGTTCTTCGGCTGGGCCATGGCCATGCTGCGGCCGATCGCCATCGACCGGAAAAACCCGAAGGAGGCCTTGCGCCAGGTTGCCAGCCAAGGTGACGAACTGCTCAAGCAGGGCACCTGGGTGCTGATCTTCCCCGAAGGCACCCGAGTGCCCCACGGCCAGATGGGCAAGTTCTCCCGCGGTGGTACCGCGCTCGCGGTGAATGCCGGCCTGCCGGTGCTGCCCATCGCCCACAACGCTGGCAAGTTCTGGCCACGTGAAGGCTGGGGCAAACGCCCGGGCACCATCGAGGTAGTGATTGGCGCGCCGATGTATCCCGAAGGAACGGGGCCACGGGCCATTGCCGAGCTCAATGACCGTGCCCAGGCGTGGAACGAGGCGACCCAGCGGGCCATGGGTTCGCTGCCACCAGTGGCGGAAAATCCAGAGCAGCAGCACGCCTGA